A genomic segment from Daphnia pulex isolate KAP4 chromosome 5, ASM2113471v1 encodes:
- the LOC124194642 gene encoding uncharacterized protein LOC124194642 isoform X1 produces the protein MYAGRGRGVIYVNEHHNHGRTDGPAGGGRGRGRGLIHVDEHHNRGRTDEPGGSRQHYFHPDDVQFHCNPSRNDVNEHGFGPQIGDPRQDFYYNSHLAARPESNRMTKFMPDPRLQPKIIPHDVDQYPYSSNENPNYTMEEPICNAKGKSLRPPQSGSPVVGITRMVKPGARNNEKRHEQHLNEGRFDRQFSSMSHESSVVDENIHQNVNLDSLVHNLLDSLDDGIVYDNQSRHSNEEPEEPEDFPTRYANYQRSFDDFEKYAVALPCDPRLQKSTVTSGHPSSGHSKNDSHLTARVKPEPREKITGPQQDVNIPENNLKQALEDIRQRQQTPSTPAPYVSSYSEVNKAKNSNTTSKTTTDPQPKKITPPKPSSNKRDSKGNHQSPELSSDKTRRKVVEDSESRNSSSRSSRNSSPGADRRRTASGRMALGSPEWHRQVRMVDKPDPRNRDSREREMRRVRRLSRSRSRSRSPRRTQRYFRYGSPERRSRSRSPISRRARRVSPEYPHRRWGQLGPSRNSRSPVRTRDRRRSPPDHSHRNVVERTVIMRQRSRSLSRSRSRSPSRSSSQQQQNSKRLKDHHAVPAREIQQSQPPPSSSKPAVNVDSPVAHQTTQLFTRNYVVANQVDHVAHIVQPIQPVQQPITAARYVAPPNTVPPNVSTIPPLMNYYNHQQQHYQATVQQQIDIITYQHQQQHHHHHLQQQQFNQQQLYQQHLQQMNQNPVAHQSMPSSPLIPIIHPAGVVNSPARHNIPPPQTLPNLPSTSTQPTTAPTTNSEGGSVEEQRTRKTRDGLLEKQANLIHQLLVLQVQQADLELKQKSAEDGEYERLSNNIIETAKFGKEMMVSAQSLEKIIQKHTNQLKEDLSELKKTRSSNRYNYYDPQQHWCELCDVITDKLNDYLTHLHSKEHEERLQSTGVQSTPWHKKRTITPEEKGGIRIPFNGLQNLQPVKAWYCELCDVWMGDLLCAKLHMSSSSHNDQHMKRSMERPESLLNHATKKQAALRRNLVRKREEERVRNQQKQADKMKMDAERKEAAKKREEENEEKQRLMKEKWQDFVRNEEANKASVVELEGEPTGEKSATIQRSTSSLTSSSIRLNIRTPLMTTKTMDQDDTSEAPISSLMETSDSIEGQVILTEKEISVELSAKQVSIDGSNKEGFEQRSTLDVQTDEPSVVNPTENIIKSNEIGIEPPPCLDGVAEKAAVPDSLPMDSSDKEEPASVSREAEASKDIPESSNPKAAQLLVGEQKSSAIVLEEKDVCDRMDSSTCSKISMEKTDVKTNSNLINSFQQMVPISQNNLPSTASTVESGETKSADPMFHDRISVPEQTQQVDENSQDPSDSSGMDPECLDVQGNIENVQDSLENAGVSAEVSGCNSIDGSQQNSDSNLSDSQEKRFDVQDGILLPKIEPKDSEEIGDCCVILEVNPKLSKVPELIDLESSNEECDQQAAKVEMETSENSEHCEPLSESGEEKCDSLLVGENRASTPCKIQFGEFIVLSETTEDSSGIDADSRASINSSSELSSGERLVVVEEAPGDETETNKIV, from the exons ATGTATGCAGGTAGAGGAAGAGGTGTTATATATGTCAACGAACATCACAATCATGGCCGAACAGACGGGCCTGCTGGTGGAGGTAGAGGTAGAGGAAGAGGTCTTATTCATGTCGACGAACATCACAACCGGGGCCGAACAGACGAGCCTGGTGGAAGTCGCCAACATTATTTTCACCCTGATGATGTACAGTTTCACTGTAACCCAAGTAGAAATGATGTGAACGAGCATGGTTTTGGGCCACAAATAG gaGATCCAAGGCAAGACTTTTATTACAACTCTCATCTGGCAGCGAGACCAGAATCGAACAGAATGACAAAGTTCATGCCAGATCCGAGGCTGCAGCCAAAGATTATACCTCATGATGTTGATCAGTATCCTTACTCATCAAATGAGAATCCAAACTACACGATGGAGGAACCAATATGTAATGCAAAAGGAAAGTCACTTAGGCCACCACAGTCTGGGAGCCCAGTGGTTGGAATTACAAGGATGGTGAAGCCAGGTGCAAGAAACAATGAAAAGAGGCATGAGCAGCACTTAAACGAAGGAAGATTTGATCGACAATTTTCTTCTATGAGTCACGAATCTTCAGTCGTTGACGAAAACATCCATCAAAACGTGAATTTAGATTCACTTGTTCATAATCTTCTTGATTCATTGGATGATGGAATCGTTTACGATAATCAGTCTCGTCACAGCAACGAGGAACCAGAAGAACCCGAAGATTTTCCAACGAGGTACGCGAACTACCAGAGGTCATTTGACGATTTTGAAAAGTATGCTGTAGCATTACCTTGCGACCCACGCTTGCAGAAATCAACAGTCACTTCTGGCCATCCATCGTCAggacattcaaaaaatgactCTCATCTGACAGCTAGAGTTAAACCAGAGCCTAGGGAGAAGATAACAGGCCCTCAACAGGATGTTAACATTCccgaaaacaatttaaaacaagCATTAGAAGATATTCGTCAAAGGCAGCAAACACCGTCGACCCCTGCTCCGTACGTATCTAGTTACAGCGAAGTCAACAAGGCAAAAAATAGCAACACCACTAGCAAGACTACGACTGATCCTCAACCAAAGAAAATAACTCCTCCCAAACCAAGTTCAAACAAGAGAGACAGCAAAGGAAATCACCAGTCGCCAGAGTTGAGCAGTGACAAAACACGTCGGAAGGTAGTCGAAGATTCAGAATCTAggaatagtagtagtaggtcGAGTAGAAACAGTTCACCGGGAGCAGATCGGCGACGAACTGCTTCAGGTAGAATGGCTCTAGGTAGCCCGGAATGGCACCGTCAAGTCAGAATGGTTGATAAACCTGATCCTCGAAATAGAGATTCCCGCGAAAGAGAAATGCGACGTGTCAGGCGTTTGAGTCGATCCCGAAGTCGTTCGCGATCCCCGAGACGTACTCAGCGCTACTTTCGTTACGGTTCGCCGGAACGCCGTTCACGAAGCCGTTCTCCGATATCCCGGAGAGCCCGAAGAGTTTCGCCAGAATATCCTCACCGCCGTTGGGGACAGTTGGGACCTAGCCGAAATTCACGTTCGCCTGTTAGAACTAGAGATCGCAGACGCTCACCTCCCGATCACAGCCATCGTAATGTTGTCGAACGGACCGTCATCATGCGCCAGCGAAGCCGATCTTTATCTCGCTCTCGTTCTCGATCGCCTTCTAGGTCTTCATCTCAGCAACAGCAGAATTCTAAACGTTTGAAGGATCATCACGCCGTGCCTGCAAGAGAAATTCAGCAATCGCAGCCGCCACCGTCGTCTAGTAAACCGGCTGTCAATGTTGATTCACCAGTTGCCCATCAGACAACTCAGTTGTTTACTCGTAATTATGTAGTAGCTAATCAGGTTGATCATGTTGCTCATATTGTTCAGCCAATACAACCGGTACAGCAACCAATAACCGCAGCAAGATATGTCGCGCCACCCAATACGGTACCTCCTAACGTTTCCACCATTCCGCCTTTGATGAATTATTAcaaccaccaacaacaacattaccAAGCAACGGTGCAGCAGCAAATCGACATTATAACTTaccaacatcaacaacaacatcatcatcatcacctacagcaacaacaatttaatcagcagcagctctaCCAACAACATCTTCAACAAATGAACCAAAATCCCGTTGCTCACCAATCCATGCCATCTTCGCCTTTGATTCCAATCATTCATCCAGCAGGTGTAGTTAATAGTCCAGCCCGACATAACATTCCGCCACCTCAAACCTTGCCAAATCTTCCCTCTACTTCGAcacaaccaacaacagcacCTACAACCAATTCGGAAGGAGGGTCTGTGGAAGAACAACGTACTCGGAAGACACGCGACGGTCTATTGGAGAAACAAGCGAACCTCATCCATCAACTGTTAGTTCTTCAGGTGCAACAAGCTGACCtagaattgaaacaaaagtcAGCTGAAGATGGCGAGTATGAGCGTTTATCgaataatattattgaaaCAGCAAAATTTGGGAAAGAGATGATGGTTAGTGCCCAGTCCTTGGAGAAAATCATTCAGAAACACACCAATCAACTAAAAGAGGACCTTTCTGAGCTCAAGAAGACACGTTCCAGTAATCGTTACAATTATTATGATCCTCAACAGCATTGGTGCGAATTGTGTGACGTCATTACAGATAAACTAAACGACTATCTCACCCATCTGCATTCAAAAGAACATGAAGAGAGGCTGCAGTCCACCGGAGTACAGTCTACGCCATGGCACAAGAAGCGTACGATAACCCCCgaggaaaaaggaggaatcCGCATTCCCTTCAATGGATTGCAAAACCTTCAACCGGTCAAAGCGTGGTATTGCGAGCTCTGTGATGTTTGGATGGGCGACCTTTTGTGTGCAAAGCTTCACATGTCTTCTAGCTCCCACAACGATCAACACATGAAGAGAAGCATGGAACGACCCGAATCCTTGTTGAATCATGCGACGAAAAAACAAGCGGCGCTACGACGTAATTTGGTCCGTAAGAGGGAAGAGGAAAGAGTCCGAAATCAGCAAAAGCAGGCGGATAAGATGAAGATGGATGCAGAACGGAAAGAAGCggccaagaaaagagaagaggaaaatgaagaaaaacagaggctgatgaaagaaaaatggcaggATTTCGTTAGGAATGAAGAAGCTAATAAAGCCTCTGTCGTTGAACTCGAAGGAGAACCTACCGGAGAAAAGAGCGCGACCATTCAACGATCCACTAGCAGTTTGACTTCGTCTAGTATTCGACTAAACATACGTACTCCCTTAATGACTACCAAAACGATGGATCAAGACGATACCTCCGAGGCACCGATTTCATCTCTGATGGAAACATCTGATTCAATTGAAGGGCAAGTTATCCtcacggaaaaagaaatttcagtaGAGCTGTCGGCCAAACAAGTTTCCATTGATGGTTCGAATAAAGAGGGTTTCGAACAGCGATCCACCTTGGATGTACAAACGGACGAGCCGAGCGTCGTAAACCCAACTGAAAACATCATCAAATCCAACGAAATTGGCATTGAGCCACCTCCCTGTCTTGATGGAGTCGCTGAGAAAGCGGCTGTTCCTGACTCGTTGCCGATGGATTCCAGTGATAAAGAAGAACCTGCTAGTGTGAGCCGTGAAGCCGAGGCGTCCAAAGATATTCCGGAAAGTAGCAACCCAAAAGCTGCACAACTTTTGGTTGGAGAACAAAAATCGAGTGCAATCgttttagaagaaaaagatgtttgtGATCGAATGGATTCGTCCACTTGTTCTAAAATATCGATGGAGAAAACTGATGTTAAAACTAATTCAAATTTGATCAATTCCTTTCAACAGATGGTGCCAATTAGTCAAAATAATCTTCCTTCTACAGCATCAACCGTGGAATCGGGAGAAACAAAGAGTGCCGACCCGATGTTCCATGATCGTATTTCTGTTCCTGAACAAACCCAGCAGGTAGACGAAAATTCTCAAGATCCATCGGACTCATCCGGAATGGACCCGGAATGCTTGGATGTCCAGGGAAACATTGAAAATGTTCAAGACTCTCTCGAAAATGCTGGAGTTTCTGCTGAAGTTTCGGGGTGTAACAGTATTGATGGCTCTCAACAAAACTCTGATTCCAATCTGAGCGATAGCCAGGAGAAAAGATTTGATGTACAAGATGGCATACTACTTCCAAAAATTGAACCAAAAGATTCCGAGGAGATCGGCGATTGTTGCGTCATTCTGGAGGTGAATCCTAAACTTTCCAAAGTACCAGAGCTGATTGATTTAGAGTCTTCAAATGAAGAATGTGATCAGCAGGCAGCTAAAGTTGAAATGGAAACGAGTGAGAATAGTGAACATTGTGAGCCATTGTCTGAAAGTGGCGAAGAAAAGTGCGATAGTTTACTTGTCGGCGAGAATCGAGCTTCCACGCCGTGTAAAATTCAGTTTGGCGAATTTATTGTTTTGAGTGAAACTACCGAAGATAGTTCAGGTATCGATGCCGACAGTCGCGCCAGCATCAACTCGTCCTCGGAGCTGTCATCAGGGGAACGTCTCGTTGTAGTTGAAGAGGCGCCAGGAGATGAAACGGaaactaataaaattgtttaa